From the Streptomyces nigrescens genome, one window contains:
- a CDS encoding glycoside hydrolase family 30 protein produces the protein MRASSVRRILTGAAGAVVAALVVLWSVGPPASGPQQVQVYLTTTAGAGGRQVVKGLEKQAPLTFAPGGGGGIAVDEGKKYQRFEGGGASFTDTAAWLLNSSGALSDRARAATMKKLFDPADGLGLSFVRNPMGASDLARFGYTYDDRPAGRTDPGLQHFSVAHDLADVLPLTAWARRLNPAVTVMASPWSAPAWMKDNRKLDQGWLRAKYYGVYARYFVKYLQAYRDRGVPVDYVSVQNEPTCCSGYPSMRWNGSGLAYFTKHDLLPALRHAGLSTKVLVLDWNWDTYREFAAPTVDDPAVRRHPNFGGVAWHGYSGEVTRQTRLHHRYPGLAAYDTEHSGGRWVRNQQREDMRNLIDYTRNWGRSWVKWSLAVDQNGGPHHGGCGNCTGLVTVHRGDGRHGTVDYTVEYYTMGHLTKFVRPGARRIGSTASAALPNVAWRNPDGSRALIVYNDTGRTRRTDINWHGQHVTYALPAGASATFTW, from the coding sequence ATGAGAGCCAGCAGCGTCCGGCGGATCCTGACCGGCGCGGCCGGGGCGGTGGTGGCCGCGCTCGTCGTGCTGTGGTCGGTCGGACCGCCGGCCAGTGGGCCGCAGCAGGTGCAGGTCTACCTCACCACCACCGCCGGTGCCGGGGGCCGGCAGGTCGTCAAGGGGCTGGAGAAGCAGGCGCCGCTCACCTTCGCGCCGGGTGGCGGGGGCGGCATCGCCGTCGACGAGGGGAAGAAATACCAGCGGTTCGAGGGTGGTGGTGCCTCCTTCACCGATACCGCCGCATGGCTGCTGAACAGCAGCGGCGCGCTGAGTGACCGTGCCCGCGCCGCCACGATGAAAAAGCTCTTCGACCCCGCCGACGGCCTCGGGCTCAGCTTCGTCCGTAACCCCATGGGGGCCTCCGACCTCGCCCGCTTCGGCTACACCTACGACGACCGGCCGGCCGGACGGACCGACCCGGGCCTGCAGCACTTCTCCGTCGCGCACGATCTCGCCGATGTCCTGCCGCTGACCGCCTGGGCCCGCCGGCTCAACCCGGCCGTCACGGTGATGGCCTCGCCCTGGAGCGCACCCGCCTGGATGAAGGACAACAGGAAGCTCGACCAGGGATGGCTCCGGGCGAAGTACTACGGCGTCTACGCCCGGTACTTCGTGAAGTACCTCCAGGCGTACCGGGACCGAGGGGTGCCGGTCGACTATGTCTCCGTCCAGAACGAGCCCACCTGCTGCTCTGGGTATCCGTCCATGCGGTGGAACGGATCCGGACTCGCCTACTTCACCAAGCACGACCTGCTCCCCGCCCTGCGCCATGCGGGACTGTCCACCAAGGTCCTTGTGCTGGACTGGAATTGGGACACCTATCGAGAATTCGCCGCGCCCACTGTCGACGATCCCGCCGTCCGCCGCCACCCCAACTTCGGCGGCGTCGCCTGGCACGGCTACAGCGGTGAGGTCACCCGGCAGACCAGGCTGCACCACCGGTACCCGGGTCTGGCCGCGTACGACACCGAGCACTCCGGCGGCCGGTGGGTCAGAAACCAGCAGCGGGAGGACATGCGCAACCTCATCGACTACACCCGCAATTGGGGCCGCAGCTGGGTGAAGTGGTCCCTCGCCGTGGACCAGAACGGCGGTCCGCACCACGGCGGTTGCGGCAACTGCACCGGACTGGTCACCGTGCACCGCGGCGACGGACGGCACGGCACAGTCGACTACACCGTCGAGTACTACACGATGGGCCATCTCACCAAGTTCGTGCGGCCCGGCGCCCGCCGTATCGGCTCCACCGCCTCGGCCGCCCTCCCCAATGTCGCGTGGCGCAACCCCGACGGCTCCAGGGCCCTGATCGTCTACAACGACACCGGGCGCACCCGGCGGACGGACATCAACTGGCATGGACAGCACGTCACTTATGCTCTGCCGGCCGGTGCCTCGGCCACCTTCACCTGGTAG
- a CDS encoding NAD-dependent epimerase/dehydratase family protein: MDRATERAPAGLVAVTGSSGRVGAALAAALDAAGWVVRGVDRVPGRWTSVVGDLRDRLVRLAALQSADVLVHTAALHAPHVGRLADDEFRAVNVGMTAGLLDDAAGLGARRVLYISSTSVYGHALVPTDRAVWVDEQLTPLPRDIYDETKLAAEELVAACPISSVTLRISRCFPEPLPVRVRHLLHRAVDVADVAAAGVLAVTHSTVKTTARCRGRAGP; the protein is encoded by the coding sequence GTGGACCGAGCGACGGAAAGAGCCCCCGCTGGGCTGGTTGCGGTGACGGGAAGTTCGGGCCGGGTCGGAGCGGCCCTGGCGGCGGCACTCGACGCGGCCGGCTGGGTGGTCCGCGGTGTGGACCGGGTTCCCGGCCGCTGGACGAGTGTCGTCGGAGACCTGCGCGACCGGCTCGTGCGGCTGGCCGCATTGCAGTCGGCCGATGTCCTGGTCCACACTGCCGCGCTGCACGCCCCGCACGTCGGGCGCCTGGCCGATGACGAGTTCCGAGCCGTGAACGTCGGTATGACAGCGGGCCTTCTCGACGATGCTGCCGGCCTCGGCGCCCGGCGGGTTCTCTACATCAGCAGTACGAGTGTGTACGGACACGCCCTGGTGCCCACCGACCGTGCGGTCTGGGTGGACGAGCAGCTCACGCCTCTTCCCAGGGACATCTACGACGAGACCAAACTGGCTGCGGAGGAGTTGGTCGCCGCCTGCCCCATTTCTTCGGTCACGCTGCGGATATCGCGATGCTTTCCGGAGCCACTGCCCGTGCGGGTCCGCCATCTGCTGCACCGGGCAGTCGACGTTGCCGACGTAGCAGCGGCGGGGGTCCTGGCCGTGACGCACTCCACCGTGAAAACTACTGCGCGATGTCGGGGGCGGGCCGGCCCATGA
- a CDS encoding LysE family translocator produces MQWPQVLGFVAAVTPLTLVPGTSFTLVTQQVIAGSRSDGVRAACGSVCGLLVHATFAAVGLSALVMSSARALTAVELLGGIYVIWLGVTTWRSARRSVEPTAARPWRLPWARLGGFGQGLWSNVLNPKAASVYLTLVPQFLTSSRPVAPQIATLAAAHMAVVLVWLLFWTSVVAAASTAIDTPRFRRGMSRLAGAVLIALGTRTATAA; encoded by the coding sequence GTGCAGTGGCCTCAGGTACTCGGCTTCGTAGCCGCAGTCACACCCCTCACATTGGTTCCCGGCACCAGCTTCACTCTCGTCACGCAGCAGGTGATCGCGGGTTCGCGGTCCGATGGCGTGCGCGCCGCGTGTGGCTCGGTGTGCGGACTCCTGGTGCACGCAACGTTTGCCGCGGTTGGCTTGTCGGCCCTGGTCATGTCGTCGGCCCGGGCGTTGACGGCGGTGGAGCTCCTGGGCGGCATCTATGTCATCTGGTTGGGCGTGACCACGTGGCGCTCCGCGCGGCGAAGCGTCGAACCAACGGCAGCGAGGCCATGGCGCTTGCCGTGGGCGCGGCTCGGGGGATTTGGCCAGGGTCTGTGGTCCAACGTCCTCAATCCGAAGGCGGCTTCGGTCTATCTCACCCTGGTACCGCAGTTCCTCACTTCCAGCCGCCCCGTCGCGCCACAGATCGCGACGCTCGCGGCCGCCCATATGGCCGTTGTGCTGGTGTGGTTGCTGTTCTGGACGTCCGTGGTCGCCGCTGCGAGCACGGCAATCGACACACCTCGGTTCCGACGTGGGATGAGCCGCCTGGCGGGAGCCGTGCTGATCGCCCTGGGGACGCGAACCGCAACCGCGGCCTGA
- a CDS encoding ATP-binding SpoIIE family protein phosphatase yields MDANANANTSASAKANTSANTDATAPPPPTRKQPPSLDQERSRTPQQPDDAPPRTPPSHPPPPGSRRSDDVSGGSGEGPTLPGRGATRPAPTAERAADGPRDQAERVPEAQTDRLRFLETATQRIARGVDLDETLRELRQAAIPAFADAMLVHLRHPLPTGEGQAAEPLVLRLHSVAQGAEDTATAAPRGTAEPIQLTVTGRFVESLLARQPLFGDAPEAAPAVAELLEPVGSMPTPHSPGRRLIIAPLYGRHHLMGTVALLRGADRLAFTGDDLLVASQLATHAAFGVDETMPYGHEASVADALQLTMLPSSLPETTGVRLASRYLWSAGTTQVGGDWYDAIPLPGNRVALVVGDVMGHSITSAAIMGQLRTTVQTLARLDLPPEEVLYHLDEQAQRLGSEHMATCLYAIYDPISQRLQVADAGHPPPVLLHADGSGEVLQVPSGSPIGVGGVPFETVEMPAPTGATLFLYTDGLVESRTTDVWTGVESLRTRLEAAAARAGSPPLEMLCDAVLTLLEPDARDDDAALIAARFDGFPPSNVAYWFLSPQPQTAGRARQLTRRALHRWGLGSMLDATELMVSEVVTNAVRYASRPIALRLLRTEVLRCEVGDDSPQLPRMRCAQAGDEGGRGLFLVDQLSRRWGATMLSTGKVVWFEQQIPEEYRQKGPDAA; encoded by the coding sequence GTGGACGCCAACGCCAACGCCAACACCAGCGCCAGCGCTAAGGCCAACACCAGCGCCAACACCGACGCCACCGCGCCGCCTCCGCCGACGAGGAAGCAGCCCCCATCGCTCGACCAGGAGCGGTCCCGGACGCCCCAGCAGCCGGACGACGCACCACCACGGACACCGCCGTCCCATCCGCCGCCTCCCGGAAGCCGCCGCTCCGACGACGTGTCCGGTGGGTCAGGGGAGGGCCCGACCCTGCCGGGCCGCGGCGCCACCCGCCCCGCACCGACCGCCGAGCGTGCTGCGGACGGGCCCCGGGACCAGGCGGAACGCGTCCCCGAGGCGCAGACCGACCGGCTCCGGTTCCTCGAAACCGCGACGCAGCGGATCGCCCGGGGCGTCGACCTGGACGAAACGCTGCGAGAACTGCGCCAGGCAGCGATTCCCGCGTTCGCCGATGCGATGCTCGTCCATCTGCGTCATCCGCTGCCGACCGGGGAAGGGCAAGCGGCCGAGCCTCTCGTCCTGCGGCTGCACAGCGTCGCTCAGGGGGCGGAGGACACGGCCACTGCGGCGCCCCGGGGGACCGCCGAACCCATACAGCTGACGGTCACCGGCCGGTTCGTCGAGTCTCTGCTGGCCCGGCAGCCCCTCTTCGGTGACGCCCCGGAGGCCGCGCCCGCGGTGGCCGAGCTGCTGGAGCCGGTGGGGAGCATGCCGACGCCGCACTCACCGGGCCGACGACTGATCATCGCCCCGCTGTACGGCCGCCATCACCTCATGGGAACCGTTGCCCTGTTGCGCGGGGCCGACCGGCTCGCCTTCACGGGCGACGACCTGCTCGTCGCCTCCCAGCTCGCCACACACGCCGCTTTCGGCGTCGACGAGACCATGCCGTACGGACACGAAGCCTCGGTCGCGGACGCGCTCCAGCTCACGATGCTGCCCTCGTCGCTCCCCGAGACCACGGGGGTCCGGCTGGCGAGTCGCTACCTGTGGTCTGCCGGGACCACCCAGGTGGGCGGTGACTGGTACGACGCGATCCCGCTGCCCGGCAACCGCGTCGCACTGGTCGTCGGCGACGTCATGGGGCACTCCATCACCTCCGCCGCCATCATGGGCCAGCTGCGCACCACCGTGCAGACCCTCGCCAGGCTCGACCTGCCGCCGGAAGAGGTCCTGTATCACCTCGACGAGCAGGCCCAGCGCCTCGGCAGCGAGCACATGGCCACCTGCCTCTACGCCATCTACGACCCGATATCGCAGCGACTTCAGGTGGCCGACGCGGGCCATCCGCCCCCGGTACTGCTGCATGCGGACGGCTCGGGCGAAGTGCTTCAGGTCCCGTCCGGCTCACCGATCGGAGTGGGCGGCGTTCCCTTCGAAACCGTGGAGATGCCCGCGCCCACCGGAGCGACTCTGTTCCTGTACACCGACGGCCTTGTCGAGTCGCGCACCACGGATGTCTGGACAGGTGTGGAGTCGCTGCGTACCCGCCTGGAAGCTGCTGCCGCCAGGGCCGGCTCCCCGCCGCTGGAAATGCTCTGCGACGCGGTGCTGACCCTCCTGGAACCGGACGCCCGGGATGACGACGCGGCGCTGATAGCCGCCCGGTTCGACGGCTTCCCGCCGAGCAATGTCGCGTACTGGTTCCTCAGCCCCCAGCCGCAAACGGCCGGCCGGGCGCGGCAGCTGACCCGCCGGGCGCTGCACCGCTGGGGCCTGGGCTCGATGCTCGATGCGACCGAACTCATGGTCAGCGAAGTGGTGACGAACGCGGTGCGCTACGCCTCCCGCCCGATCGCCCTGCGGCTGCTCCGCACCGAGGTGCTCCGGTGCGAGGTGGGCGACGATTCACCGCAGCTGCCCCGGATGCGGTGCGCTCAGGCCGGAGACGAGGGCGGACGTGGCCTGTTCCTGGTCGACCAGCTCTCCCGGCGCTGGGGAGCGACAATGCTGAGCACCGGCAAGGTCGTCTGGTTCGAGCAGCAGATACCCGAGGAGTACCGCCAGAAGGGGCCGGACGCAGCGTAG
- a CDS encoding class I SAM-dependent DNA methyltransferase — protein sequence MSRGFVEADYESDEAGPESIRLDRVGQAEAFDAIGDRYDEAFPYKKGQLAAAEWVIGSLPAGSRVLDLGCGTGLPTARQLVEARCEVVGVDLSRGMVALAREYVPGATFHRLDIADLGPDGPHDLGRFDAVVAFFSLLMLPRAEIPGVLRTVHGLLVPGGLFSLSMVEADVDYFKIPFLGNAIRVTGYLREDLRKVIEEADFEVVEESSYTYAPEISDVPPEEQLFLNCTRRG from the coding sequence GTGAGCAGAGGATTCGTCGAGGCCGATTACGAGAGCGACGAGGCCGGCCCTGAGAGCATCCGGCTCGACCGCGTGGGGCAGGCCGAGGCGTTCGACGCGATCGGCGACCGCTATGACGAGGCGTTCCCCTACAAGAAGGGGCAGCTCGCGGCCGCAGAGTGGGTGATCGGGTCGCTGCCCGCCGGATCCCGGGTGCTGGACCTGGGCTGCGGAACCGGTCTCCCGACCGCCCGGCAGCTGGTGGAGGCGAGGTGCGAGGTGGTCGGCGTCGATCTGTCCCGTGGGATGGTGGCTCTCGCCCGGGAGTATGTGCCCGGTGCCACGTTCCACCGGCTGGACATCGCCGACCTGGGGCCCGACGGCCCTCATGACCTGGGCCGATTCGATGCGGTCGTGGCGTTCTTCTCGCTGCTGATGCTGCCGCGCGCGGAGATTCCCGGTGTACTGCGGACGGTCCACGGCCTGCTGGTCCCCGGTGGCCTGTTCAGCCTCTCGATGGTGGAGGCCGATGTGGACTACTTCAAGATCCCGTTTCTCGGCAATGCGATCCGGGTGACCGGCTACCTGCGGGAAGACCTGCGCAAGGTCATCGAGGAGGCGGACTTCGAGGTCGTCGAGGAGTCCTCGTACACCTACGCCCCGGAGATCTCGGACGTGCCGCCCGAGGAACAGCTGTTTCTCAACTGCACGCGGCGCGGCTGA
- a CDS encoding NAD(P)-dependent alcohol dehydrogenase, producing the protein MKAAQITGFGAPDVLRVNDVDRPAPGAGEVLVSIEASSVNGLDTIVRAGGLRIMTGRRFPIGVGLDFAGVVAATGAGVHQYQVGDRVWGTVQPLKRHTVGGAAEYVVVPADRIGPAPAGVSSVEAASLVVAGTTALIALRDTLHLTSGERLLVRGAAGGVGTAAVQLAHAMGGHVTALARGRHAEPLRELGADEVFDYGATTADQIGPFDVILDTAGSQLNGYRHRLTREGRMATIALSASSMAAIAASSVHGGRRIRTLSANPDTALLGALAGHVTSGGLRPVIDSVYPLADIASAHQAFERGGVVGKQVVAVSGE; encoded by the coding sequence ATGAAGGCCGCTCAGATCACCGGCTTCGGCGCACCAGATGTCCTGCGGGTCAACGACGTTGACCGTCCCGCCCCCGGCGCGGGTGAGGTCCTGGTGTCGATCGAGGCATCAAGCGTCAACGGACTCGACACCATCGTTCGCGCAGGGGGCTTGCGCATCATGACCGGACGCCGGTTCCCGATAGGTGTGGGGCTGGATTTCGCCGGTGTCGTCGCCGCAACCGGCGCCGGCGTCCATCAGTACCAGGTCGGCGACCGGGTGTGGGGCACGGTGCAGCCGCTCAAGCGGCACACCGTCGGTGGCGCCGCGGAGTATGTCGTGGTCCCCGCGGACCGCATCGGGCCCGCACCGGCAGGCGTCTCGTCGGTGGAGGCGGCCTCCCTGGTTGTCGCGGGGACGACAGCGCTGATCGCACTGCGGGACACCCTGCACCTCACGAGCGGTGAACGCCTCCTGGTACGTGGCGCCGCCGGCGGAGTCGGCACGGCCGCCGTGCAACTCGCCCATGCGATGGGCGGACACGTCACCGCACTGGCCCGCGGCCGCCATGCCGAGCCGCTGCGGGAGCTGGGCGCTGACGAGGTCTTCGACTACGGCGCCACTACGGCGGATCAGATCGGGCCGTTCGACGTCATCTTGGACACGGCGGGCTCGCAACTGAACGGCTACCGGCATCGATTGACCCGTGAGGGCAGGATGGCCACCATCGCGCTGTCGGCCTCCTCCATGGCCGCGATCGCCGCGTCGAGCGTGCACGGCGGCCGCCGGATCCGCACGTTGAGCGCCAACCCCGACACCGCACTGCTGGGTGCCCTGGCCGGCCACGTGACGTCTGGTGGACTGCGGCCCGTCATCGACAGCGTGTATCCGCTGGCGGACATCGCCTCGGCCCATCAGGCATTCGAGCGGGGCGGAGTGGTGGGCAAGCAGGTCGTGGCTGTGTCCGGAGAGTAG
- a CDS encoding NADP-dependent oxidoreductase encodes MSTAITYSEYGGPEVLTLSRVALPEPGPGQVRIRVRATAVNPIDLRIRAGMMRGVFPVAFPAVPGWDVAGVVDKAGEGAAAAVGDEVFGVASAGGYSQYAVLDRPFAKPAEVSFETAAAMITVGEAACRGIEHLGVRPGQTLLIHGAGGSVGGIAVQVAAARGITVIGTTAERDIERVNGLGAVAVPYGEGWVERVMAVAPCGVDCVFDTSGAGVLADSVALAGDAGKVITIADPSFAEHGVRFTGMDPDDRFPEALPQLAGLIAAGKLDVPVGHVYPLAEAARAHADIESRRNQGKVVLLP; translated from the coding sequence ATGTCCACTGCAATCACCTACTCCGAGTACGGCGGCCCCGAGGTCCTCACCCTGTCCCGGGTCGCCCTCCCCGAACCGGGCCCGGGCCAGGTCCGCATCCGTGTGCGGGCGACCGCCGTCAACCCGATCGACCTGCGGATTCGTGCCGGGATGATGCGGGGTGTCTTCCCGGTCGCCTTCCCGGCGGTCCCGGGCTGGGACGTGGCCGGTGTCGTCGACAAGGCCGGCGAGGGCGCCGCCGCCGCGGTCGGCGACGAGGTCTTCGGCGTCGCCTCGGCCGGCGGCTACAGCCAGTACGCAGTGCTCGACCGGCCCTTCGCCAAGCCCGCGGAGGTGTCGTTCGAGACCGCGGCCGCGATGATCACGGTCGGTGAGGCCGCCTGCCGGGGGATCGAGCACCTCGGTGTGCGGCCGGGGCAGACACTGCTCATCCACGGCGCCGGTGGCAGCGTGGGCGGCATCGCCGTGCAGGTGGCCGCCGCCCGCGGAATCACCGTGATCGGCACCACCGCTGAGCGGGACATCGAGCGCGTCAACGGCCTCGGTGCTGTGGCCGTGCCCTATGGCGAGGGCTGGGTGGAGCGGGTCATGGCCGTCGCCCCTTGTGGTGTGGACTGCGTGTTCGACACCTCAGGTGCCGGGGTGCTTGCCGACTCCGTCGCCCTGGCCGGTGACGCGGGCAAGGTCATCACCATCGCCGACCCGTCCTTCGCCGAGCACGGCGTGCGGTTCACCGGCATGGACCCGGACGACCGCTTCCCCGAGGCCCTGCCGCAGCTGGCCGGACTGATCGCCGCCGGCAAGCTCGACGTCCCCGTCGGGCACGTCTACCCGCTCGCCGAGGCCGCCCGGGCCCACGCCGACATCGAATCCCGCCGCAACCAGGGCAAGGTCGTCCTTCTGCCCTGA
- a CDS encoding TetR/AcrR family transcriptional regulator codes for MPQQPLHRRQPTPGNPRVQRTRNRVLTVARELLPRVGPTGLTYALLAERADVTRQTLYRHWPNRAALLFDLILEGPDLGNYPTPGSDVRTVATDWLKSLRDGISEPAIRTAVLAVTAQADHDADSAQALVRIGQDRHAALNKLLEPSGIQIDDAEFTLLYGPVLARLFLDRSHPTDEFIDTVVTQWLTTLEAQQRPATPNAS; via the coding sequence ATGCCGCAGCAGCCCCTCCACCGCCGCCAGCCGACGCCGGGCAATCCGCGCGTCCAGCGCACCCGCAACCGCGTTCTGACCGTCGCCCGTGAACTGCTGCCCCGGGTCGGACCGACCGGGCTGACGTACGCACTGCTGGCCGAGCGCGCCGATGTCACCCGCCAGACCCTCTACCGCCACTGGCCCAATCGGGCCGCGCTGCTCTTCGACCTGATCCTGGAAGGCCCCGACCTCGGCAACTACCCCACGCCGGGCAGCGACGTACGCACCGTCGCCACCGATTGGCTGAAGAGCCTGCGGGACGGCATCAGCGAACCGGCCATCCGCACCGCAGTACTGGCCGTCACCGCCCAGGCCGACCACGACGCCGACAGCGCCCAGGCCCTGGTGCGCATCGGCCAGGACCGCCACGCCGCCCTGAACAAACTGCTGGAGCCCTCGGGCATCCAGATCGACGACGCCGAGTTCACCCTGCTCTACGGACCGGTCCTAGCCCGCCTCTTCCTCGACCGCAGCCACCCGACCGACGAGTTCATCGACACCGTCGTCACCCAGTGGCTCACCACCCTCGAAGCACAGCAGCGTCCGGCAACTCCGAACGCTTCCTGA
- a CDS encoding SMI1/KNR4 family protein — MIDSHGPLARIMERVPPPAEVVNGSGDWGAAERALGTPLPEDFKRVVEAYGRGDFWGALCLCTPFGDDNPVRLQADLLEDFGPLREDQPERYPYPLFPEPGGLLAWAVTDIGTHLCWLTAGPPESWPVVIWSRDDEYERFDCGVAAFLEGWLSSRITSELLHHEPELAPWFDAAVERDHIYIQLDGGTLPYTERLRTLRDALAPTADRGSYEHDGSRQDHFVVTETGWELTYETTYGHQLRVAFPPADSAQARRAVLTAIDRMGCVVQSMNTVHGTSSWAPGGGV, encoded by the coding sequence ATGATCGACTCACATGGCCCGCTCGCCCGCATCATGGAACGGGTACCGCCGCCGGCTGAAGTGGTGAACGGATCTGGCGACTGGGGTGCCGCCGAGCGGGCGCTGGGCACGCCGCTACCGGAGGACTTCAAGCGGGTGGTGGAGGCGTACGGACGCGGCGACTTCTGGGGCGCGCTGTGCCTGTGCACGCCCTTCGGTGACGACAACCCCGTCCGGCTGCAGGCGGACCTCCTCGAGGACTTCGGTCCATTGCGGGAGGACCAGCCCGAGCGCTATCCGTACCCTCTTTTCCCGGAACCCGGCGGGCTACTTGCCTGGGCGGTGACCGACATCGGAACGCACTTGTGCTGGCTGACCGCTGGGCCGCCCGAATCCTGGCCGGTGGTGATCTGGTCACGTGACGACGAGTACGAACGCTTCGACTGCGGGGTCGCCGCATTCCTGGAAGGGTGGCTCAGTAGCCGCATCACTTCTGAACTCCTGCACCATGAACCGGAACTCGCCCCCTGGTTCGATGCAGCCGTCGAACGCGACCACATATACATCCAACTGGACGGAGGGACTCTCCCCTACACCGAAAGGCTGCGGACCCTGCGCGATGCGCTCGCCCCCACCGCGGACCGCGGCTCTTATGAACATGACGGCAGCCGGCAAGACCATTTCGTCGTTACCGAGACCGGCTGGGAACTGACTTATGAGACGACCTACGGGCACCAACTTCGCGTCGCTTTCCCGCCCGCCGACAGCGCCCAGGCCCGCCGTGCCGTGCTCACGGCCATCGACCGCATGGGATGCGTCGTCCAGTCCATGAACACGGTCCACGGCACCTCATCCTGGGCCCCCGGCGGCGGGGTGTAA
- a CDS encoding DUF3995 domain-containing protein gives MVRTLVPMVLAIVLTAIGLLHFIWAFSYWPMKDAITFTKTIAGTYDGKMPPASITFLVGLALIGGAVLTLMVNESLPAIGPEWLRLVGMYGLMVVLLVRGLGGYFMNSGAAVEFQQLNTVLYSPLCVVLGSLGGIVAVAASRR, from the coding sequence ATGGTCCGCACGCTGGTCCCTATGGTGTTGGCGATTGTCCTCACGGCAATCGGCTTGTTGCACTTCATCTGGGCGTTCTCGTACTGGCCGATGAAGGATGCAATAACGTTCACCAAGACGATTGCCGGTACCTATGACGGCAAGATGCCGCCGGCGTCGATCACCTTTCTGGTAGGGCTGGCGCTGATCGGTGGCGCTGTGCTCACCCTCATGGTGAATGAGTCCCTCCCGGCAATCGGCCCGGAGTGGCTGCGCTTGGTGGGCATGTACGGCTTGATGGTGGTGCTGCTCGTCCGAGGCCTGGGCGGCTACTTCATGAACTCCGGAGCCGCCGTCGAATTCCAGCAGTTGAACACTGTGCTGTACTCGCCCTTGTGCGTGGTACTCGGCTCCCTGGGCGGCATTGTCGCGGTAGCCGCGAGCAGGCGTTAG
- a CDS encoding TetR/AcrR family transcriptional regulator, protein MAVARTPRHKWIDEGLRALAAGGPDAVQIEALAKALGVSKGGFYGYFSDRRALLQEMLDRWEREITDDVEARVEQEGGDAKARLRHLFAIVDTGDGLDATITTDLAIRDWARHDPAVAERLRRVDNRHMDYLRSLFRAFCADEDDVEARCLITFSLYIADRFVLADHGDRSRADVHELTTRWLLDSPRLPGTSTARR, encoded by the coding sequence ATGGCGGTGGCCCGCACCCCGCGTCACAAGTGGATCGATGAAGGACTGCGTGCGCTCGCGGCAGGCGGCCCGGATGCCGTCCAGATCGAGGCGCTGGCGAAGGCTCTGGGCGTTTCCAAGGGCGGCTTCTACGGATACTTCTCCGACCGGCGCGCCCTGCTCCAGGAGATGCTCGACCGCTGGGAACGCGAGATCACCGACGATGTGGAAGCACGCGTCGAGCAGGAAGGCGGCGATGCGAAGGCCCGGCTGCGCCATCTGTTCGCGATCGTCGACACCGGTGACGGGCTCGACGCCACCATCACGACCGACCTGGCGATCCGCGACTGGGCCCGGCACGATCCGGCGGTCGCCGAACGCCTCCGGCGCGTCGACAACCGCCATATGGACTACCTGCGTTCGCTGTTCCGTGCCTTCTGCGCCGACGAGGACGACGTCGAGGCACGCTGCCTGATCACCTTCTCGCTGTACATCGCCGACCGGTTCGTGCTCGCCGACCACGGCGATCGCAGTCGTGCCGACGTCCACGAGCTGACCACGAGGTGGTTGCTCGACTCTCCGCGCCTGCCCGGCACCAGCACCGCACGCCGGTAG
- a CDS encoding DUF2000 domain-containing protein produces the protein MTIEHTPVRFDTKIAVLLREDLESWQRLNVTAFLVSGLGSQLPEVIGEPYADADGTLYLPMFRQPVLVFEGTKETLTAAHGRALSRSLPRSVFTSDLFATGNDRDNRATVRAVPKDQLDLVGLAVYGPRNAVDKALKGARMHP, from the coding sequence ATGACGATCGAGCACACCCCCGTACGTTTCGACACCAAAATTGCCGTTCTGCTGCGTGAGGACCTGGAGTCCTGGCAGCGGCTGAATGTGACCGCGTTCCTGGTCAGCGGTCTCGGCTCGCAGCTCCCCGAAGTCATCGGCGAACCGTACGCCGACGCCGACGGCACCCTGTATCTGCCGATGTTCCGCCAGCCCGTCCTGGTCTTCGAAGGGACGAAGGAGACACTGACCGCCGCGCACGGCCGCGCCCTGTCCCGCTCGCTTCCCCGGTCGGTGTTCACCTCCGACCTCTTCGCCACCGGCAACGACCGCGACAACCGCGCGACGGTGCGTGCGGTGCCGAAGGACCAGTTGGATCTGGTGGGTCTCGCGGTGTACGGACCGCGCAACGCGGTCGACAAGGCACTCAAGGGCGCCCGTATGCACCCCTGA